The proteins below are encoded in one region of Aquisphaera giovannonii:
- a CDS encoding SDR family NAD(P)-dependent oxidoreductase: MQEKRVALVTGANQGIGLQVAKDLAAEGLTVLVGSRDLAKGEAAAAAIEGGARAIQIDVTDRASIAAAAARIREEIGRLDVLVNNAAITHTGWMAGKTMQDYSEATRPSVVSLDEMRAVWETNVFGVLAVTQAMLPLLRESEAARIVNVSSGVGSLTQASDPAYPYRSIFGPVYPASKTALNALTVAMAIELEPAGIKVNAACPGYTKTNLNNYSGTQTVEEGAREPVRLALLGPDGPTGTFSNSAGPLPW, encoded by the coding sequence ATGCAAGAGAAGCGCGTCGCCTTGGTGACGGGGGCGAATCAGGGGATCGGCCTGCAGGTCGCGAAGGACCTGGCCGCGGAGGGCCTGACCGTGCTGGTCGGCTCGCGGGACCTGGCGAAGGGGGAGGCGGCGGCGGCGGCGATCGAGGGGGGCGCCCGCGCGATCCAGATCGACGTGACCGATCGGGCCTCGATCGCCGCCGCGGCGGCGCGGATCCGCGAGGAGATCGGGCGGCTCGACGTGCTCGTCAACAACGCGGCCATCACGCACACCGGCTGGATGGCGGGCAAGACCATGCAGGACTATTCGGAGGCGACCCGCCCGAGCGTCGTGTCCCTCGACGAGATGCGGGCCGTCTGGGAGACGAACGTCTTCGGCGTCCTCGCCGTGACGCAGGCGATGCTGCCGCTGCTGCGGGAGTCGGAGGCGGCCCGCATCGTGAACGTGTCGAGCGGCGTGGGCTCGCTGACGCAGGCCTCGGACCCGGCCTACCCCTACCGCTCGATATTCGGCCCCGTCTACCCCGCGTCCAAGACGGCGCTCAACGCCCTGACCGTCGCCATGGCGATCGAGCTGGAGCCCGCCGGGATCAAGGTCAACGCCGCCTGCCCGGGCTACACGAAGACGAACCTCAACAACTATTCGGGCACGCAGACCGTCGAGGAGGGCGCCCGCGAGCCCGTGCGCCTCGCGCTGCTGGGCCCGGACGGCCCGACGGGGACCTTCTCGAATTCGGCCGGGCCGCTGCCCTGGTGA
- a CDS encoding TetR/AcrR family transcriptional regulator codes for MRADAQRNMQALLRTAVKVFATSGVDCPVRRIAEEAGVGVGTVYRHFPTRADLIVAVFRHEVDACADAAAALSAEHEPEEALRRWIGRYVDFLAAKRGLAAALHSGDPAYDALPAYFDERLRPALGGLLDSAASAGRIRAGVDPHDLLWAVASLGASPRGQDPSRARRMIGLLLDGLRHGAGPPAP; via the coding sequence GTGCGAGCCGACGCGCAGCGCAACATGCAGGCGTTGCTCAGGACGGCGGTGAAGGTCTTCGCGACCTCGGGCGTGGATTGCCCGGTGCGGCGGATCGCGGAGGAGGCGGGCGTCGGCGTCGGCACGGTCTACCGCCACTTCCCGACGCGTGCCGACCTCATCGTGGCGGTCTTCCGGCACGAGGTGGACGCCTGCGCCGACGCCGCGGCGGCGTTGTCCGCCGAGCACGAGCCGGAGGAGGCGCTGAGGCGTTGGATCGGGCGCTACGTCGACTTCCTCGCGGCCAAGCGCGGGCTCGCCGCGGCCCTGCACTCGGGCGACCCGGCCTACGACGCCCTGCCCGCCTACTTCGACGAGCGGCTCCGGCCCGCGCTGGGGGGCCTGCTCGATTCCGCGGCGTCGGCCGGGCGCATCCGGGCCGGGGTCGATCCGCATGACCTCTTGTGGGCGGTCGCGAGCCTCGGCGCGTCGCCGCGGGGCCAGGACCCGTCGCGGGCCCGGCGCATGATCGGCCTGCTCCTGGACGGGCTGCGACATGGCGCGGGCCCGCCCGCACCGTGA
- a CDS encoding FAD-binding oxidoreductase — translation MTHGDGPIEAGRDEVTRRRFLSSAATAAGLLGIEAGTQALAGRCAASTPDWPALRGRIRGEILAADAPDFLAERDRLVWNALKPDRVPDGIVRVEDEEDVVEAVNFARENGLKVVVRGGGHSWCGLSVRHGGMTIDLSALSGSWIDAATGTAVIQPVISNRELARRLGEHGLAFPIGHCPTVKASGYLLNGGMSWNMGHWGPACASVRAIEMVTADGRKVKASATEHPDLFWAARGCGPGMFAVATRFHLKCYPLPRAITQSTYFFSLNDLEDAADEVAALGRKMPAFVELSIFLIKAPPELADRCRDANGKVCMVTAVAFGMTREESEAALAPLEAGPVLAKALSRRINEPSGFEALAVAAGQSWPEGHRNLCENQCSRAKSSEMLMALRDHFIAAPSAKSVVVFCQSTGPRDLLEPSPDMALSMDATSYGGVWSIWEDARDDAANRKWHDEAVALMRPLTARHYIGETDIVQDPSRARGSYSAETWERLEEVRNRYDPGGVFFGFLGGTRRP, via the coding sequence ATGACCCATGGCGACGGGCCGATCGAGGCCGGGCGGGACGAGGTGACGCGCCGTCGATTCCTCTCGTCGGCCGCCACCGCGGCGGGGCTGCTCGGCATCGAGGCCGGGACGCAGGCGCTCGCCGGACGGTGCGCCGCGAGCACCCCCGACTGGCCCGCGTTGCGCGGGCGGATCCGCGGGGAAATCCTCGCGGCGGACGCCCCGGACTTCCTCGCCGAGCGGGACCGGCTGGTCTGGAATGCGCTCAAGCCCGATCGCGTCCCCGACGGGATCGTCCGGGTGGAGGACGAGGAGGACGTCGTCGAGGCGGTGAACTTCGCCCGCGAGAACGGGCTCAAGGTCGTCGTGCGCGGGGGCGGCCATTCCTGGTGCGGCCTCTCGGTGCGCCACGGGGGCATGACCATCGACCTCTCGGCGCTCTCGGGGAGCTGGATCGACGCCGCGACGGGGACGGCGGTGATCCAGCCGGTCATCAGCAATCGCGAGCTGGCACGCCGCCTGGGTGAGCACGGCCTGGCCTTCCCCATAGGCCATTGCCCGACGGTCAAGGCGAGCGGCTACCTCCTGAACGGCGGGATGTCGTGGAACATGGGCCACTGGGGGCCCGCCTGCGCGAGCGTGCGGGCGATCGAGATGGTCACGGCCGACGGCCGCAAGGTCAAGGCCAGCGCCACCGAGCACCCGGACCTCTTCTGGGCGGCCCGCGGCTGCGGGCCCGGGATGTTCGCCGTGGCGACCCGGTTCCACCTGAAGTGCTATCCGCTGCCGAGGGCGATCACCCAGAGCACCTATTTCTTCTCGCTCAACGACCTGGAGGACGCCGCCGACGAGGTGGCCGCCCTGGGGCGGAAGATGCCGGCCTTCGTCGAGCTGTCGATCTTCCTGATCAAGGCACCGCCCGAGCTGGCCGACCGGTGCCGCGACGCCAACGGCAAGGTGTGCATGGTCACCGCCGTCGCCTTCGGCATGACGAGGGAGGAGTCCGAGGCCGCCCTGGCGCCGCTCGAGGCGGGCCCGGTGCTGGCGAAGGCCCTCTCCCGGCGGATCAACGAGCCCTCCGGCTTCGAGGCCCTGGCGGTCGCCGCCGGGCAGTCCTGGCCCGAAGGCCACCGCAACCTGTGCGAGAACCAGTGCTCGAGGGCCAAATCCTCGGAGATGCTGATGGCGTTGCGCGATCACTTCATCGCCGCGCCCTCCGCGAAGTCGGTGGTCGTGTTCTGCCAGAGCACGGGCCCGCGGGACCTCCTGGAGCCCAGCCCCGACATGGCCCTGTCGATGGACGCGACCTCCTACGGCGGCGTGTGGTCGATCTGGGAGGACGCCCGGGACGACGCCGCGAACCGGAAGTGGCACGACGAGGCGGTCGCCCTGATGAGGCCGCTCACCGCCCGGCATTACATCGGCGAGACGGACATCGTCCAGGATCCGTCGAGGGCCCGGGGGTCGTACTCCGCGGAGACGTGGGAGCGACTCGAGGAGGTCCGGAATCGGTACGACCCCGGGGGCGTCTTCTTCGGCTTCCTCGGCGGGACTCGAAGGCCCTGA
- a CDS encoding molybdopterin-dependent oxidoreductase, with protein MSFRVNGRAFDGQPAAGQCLRTFLRELGWFGVKKGCDAGDCGACTVWLDGEPVHSCLVPAFRADGREVTTIEGLSADGELHPMQRAFIDAQGFQCGFCTAGMIMTAASLGEEDRADLPRALKGNLCRCTGYRSVEDAVRGVKVIEEPAPGRSFGRSVPAPASEDIVTGRARYTLDVHVEGLLHLKVLRSPHAHARLRSVRKEGALAVPGVVAVYTWEDVPRRLFSTANHDDFHSDPNDNTILDDVVRHVGDRVAAVVAESVGAAEEGCRRLEVEYEALPAVFDPEEAMRPGAPLLHADKTAMRIDDPGRNIVRELHGGVGDVGRGFAEADVVCEGTFETHRAQHAHLETHCSIAWTDGGRLHVRTSSQTPFLTQGKLAYLFDLPPRSVRVFCGRVGGGFGGKQQVVTEDLCALAALRTGRPVQWEYTREEQFQASTTRHQMAVRVKAGARRDGTLTALELRIVSNTGAYGCHGGSVLAHSANESVGVYRCPNKKIDAYAAYTNTVPAGAFRGYGLSQTIFAVESIMDDLARRLGLDPIELRLRNVIRPGDAMTALGAGLHDVEYGSYGLDQCLELVREALARGGGEALPDGPDWLEGRGVALAMIDTAPPTEHRTEARLTLEEDGRYRLAIGSPEFGNGSATVRQQIVATVLQTSPDRVFAIEADTDRTGYDTGPFASAGTTVAAKATHQAAEALRGHILGFAARLWGTTPDRCRLEEDAVSASDGRRLGLAELCVAAREAGQPVQAMRKAYGTPRTVAFNVQGFRIAVHRVTGEIRILQSVQGVDAGTVINPAQLRGQVEGGIAQGLGWALSERMLLDGRGAVANPTFRHYRIPAFADVPRTEVLFARTSDAFGPFGAKSMSESPINPVAPALANALADATGLRFRSLPLSPDRIYRAIADAHEPAGAGDGVPAGAPTPPALPRAGLRPHGEAPRNRAEAAVGGMI; from the coding sequence ATGAGCTTTCGCGTCAACGGCCGGGCGTTCGACGGTCAGCCCGCCGCCGGGCAGTGCCTGAGGACGTTCCTGCGGGAGCTGGGCTGGTTCGGGGTCAAGAAGGGCTGCGACGCGGGCGATTGCGGCGCCTGCACGGTCTGGCTCGACGGCGAGCCCGTGCACAGCTGCCTCGTCCCGGCCTTCCGCGCCGACGGCCGCGAGGTGACGACGATCGAGGGCCTCTCCGCCGACGGCGAGCTGCACCCGATGCAGCGGGCGTTCATCGACGCGCAGGGCTTCCAGTGCGGCTTCTGCACCGCCGGGATGATCATGACGGCGGCCTCGCTGGGCGAGGAGGATCGCGCGGACCTGCCCCGCGCCCTCAAGGGGAACCTGTGCCGTTGCACCGGCTACCGCTCCGTCGAGGACGCCGTCCGCGGCGTGAAGGTGATCGAGGAGCCGGCCCCGGGCCGGTCCTTCGGCCGGAGCGTGCCGGCGCCGGCCTCGGAGGACATCGTCACGGGCCGGGCGCGGTACACGCTCGATGTGCACGTCGAGGGCCTGCTCCACCTGAAGGTGCTGCGATCGCCGCACGCGCACGCCCGGCTCCGGTCCGTCCGCAAGGAGGGGGCCCTGGCCGTGCCGGGCGTCGTCGCCGTCTACACTTGGGAGGACGTGCCGCGACGCCTCTTCTCGACGGCCAACCACGACGACTTCCACAGCGACCCCAACGACAACACCATCCTCGACGACGTCGTCCGGCACGTCGGCGACCGCGTGGCCGCCGTGGTGGCGGAGAGCGTCGGGGCCGCCGAGGAGGGCTGCCGCCGGCTCGAGGTCGAGTACGAGGCCCTGCCGGCCGTCTTCGACCCCGAGGAGGCCATGCGGCCCGGGGCCCCCCTGCTCCACGCCGACAAGACGGCGATGCGCATCGACGACCCCGGGCGCAACATCGTCCGCGAGCTGCACGGCGGCGTCGGCGACGTCGGGCGCGGGTTCGCCGAGGCCGACGTCGTCTGCGAGGGGACCTTCGAGACTCACCGCGCCCAGCACGCCCACCTGGAGACGCATTGCTCGATCGCCTGGACGGACGGGGGCCGGCTCCACGTCCGCACGAGCAGCCAGACCCCCTTCCTGACGCAGGGCAAGCTGGCCTACCTCTTCGACCTCCCACCCCGCAGCGTCCGCGTCTTCTGCGGGCGCGTCGGCGGCGGGTTCGGCGGCAAGCAGCAGGTGGTGACGGAGGACCTCTGTGCCCTGGCGGCGCTGAGGACGGGCCGCCCGGTGCAGTGGGAGTACACCCGGGAGGAGCAGTTCCAGGCCAGCACCACCCGGCATCAGATGGCGGTGCGCGTGAAGGCCGGGGCCCGGCGAGACGGGACGCTGACCGCCCTGGAGCTCCGCATCGTGTCCAACACCGGGGCCTACGGGTGCCACGGCGGGTCCGTGCTCGCCCACTCCGCGAACGAGTCGGTCGGGGTCTACCGCTGCCCGAACAAGAAGATCGACGCCTATGCGGCGTACACGAACACGGTCCCGGCGGGGGCCTTCCGCGGCTACGGGCTCTCGCAGACGATCTTCGCCGTCGAGTCGATCATGGACGACCTGGCCCGGCGCCTGGGGCTGGACCCGATCGAGCTCCGGCTTCGGAACGTCATCCGCCCGGGCGACGCGATGACGGCCCTGGGCGCCGGGCTGCACGACGTGGAGTACGGGAGCTACGGGCTGGACCAGTGCCTCGAGCTGGTGCGCGAGGCGCTCGCCCGCGGGGGCGGCGAGGCCCTCCCCGACGGCCCCGACTGGCTGGAGGGCCGGGGCGTCGCGCTGGCGATGATCGACACGGCGCCGCCCACGGAGCACCGGACCGAGGCGAGGCTGACGCTGGAGGAGGACGGCCGCTACCGCCTGGCGATCGGGTCGCCGGAGTTCGGCAACGGCTCCGCGACGGTCCGCCAGCAGATCGTCGCGACCGTCCTGCAGACCTCGCCGGATCGCGTCTTCGCCATCGAGGCGGACACCGATCGCACCGGCTACGACACCGGCCCCTTCGCGAGCGCCGGCACCACCGTGGCGGCGAAGGCGACGCACCAGGCGGCCGAGGCACTCAGGGGCCACATCCTCGGGTTCGCCGCCCGCCTCTGGGGCACCACGCCGGATCGTTGCCGGCTGGAGGAGGACGCCGTCTCCGCGAGCGACGGCCGGCGCCTGGGCCTGGCGGAGCTCTGCGTCGCCGCCCGCGAGGCGGGCCAGCCCGTGCAGGCCATGCGGAAGGCGTACGGGACCCCGCGTACGGTCGCCTTCAACGTGCAGGGCTTCCGGATCGCCGTCCACCGCGTCACGGGCGAGATCCGCATCCTCCAGAGCGTCCAGGGCGTGGACGCCGGGACGGTCATCAATCCGGCGCAGCTCCGCGGCCAGGTGGAGGGGGGCATCGCCCAGGGGCTCGGCTGGGCGCTCAGCGAGCGGATGCTCCTCGACGGCCGGGGCGCGGTGGCCAACCCGACGTTCCGCCACTACCGCATCCCCGCGTTCGCCGACGTGCCCCGCACCGAGGTCCTCTTCGCCCGCACGAGCGACGCCTTCGGCCCCTTCGGGGCCAAGAGCATGAGCGAATCGCCGATCAATCCGGTCGCCCCGGCGCTGGCGAACGCGCTGGCCGACGCCACGGGCCTCCGCTTCCGCTCGCTGCCCCTGTCGCCCGACCGGATCTACCGGGCGATCGCGGACGCCCACGAGCCCGCCGGGGCCGGCGACGGCGTGCCGGCCGGTGCCCCGACCCCGCCCGCCCTCCCGCGGGCGGGCCTCCGGCCCCACGGCGAGGCCCCCCGCAACCGCGCCGAGGCCGCCGTCGGAGGGATGATATGA
- a CDS encoding FAD-dependent monooxygenase produces the protein MKPVLIVGAGPVGMTLASELTRYGVPVRIVDRAAHRTDKSRALVLWSRTLELLDRGGEGSAPFLEAGFRAVAVNIVAGKSRVGRIDLDGVPTPYPFALMLPQSETERLLEERLRGQGVAVERRVELASFRAGDDGVDAVLRDAEGREEGLSVDWMAGCDGAHSAVRHGLDAPFAGETMDADWMLADVHVTGYPCPDSEVSVYWHRDGILVIFPITPGRYRVVADLPPAGTEHPPTPTLEQVQAILDDRGPGGMKAADPVWLSGFRINGRKVASYRHGRVFLAGDAAHVHSPAGGQGMNTGMQDAFNLAWKLAMVARGTCAEHLLGSYSPERSAVGDEVLKAADRLTAVGTLRNPVAQTLRNLAGRVVLGLGPVRHAIAEAATEVTVGYPHGPLNGPAGAGAGPKPGERVAPITGRAPVGSGTAPLFALFADATPAADLVPKYPALLDPDVRPPLAEGGLWLVRPDGYLACSAREPGVIAAYLNGLARPAAS, from the coding sequence ATGAAGCCCGTCCTGATCGTCGGTGCCGGCCCGGTCGGCATGACGCTGGCCTCCGAGCTGACGCGATATGGCGTGCCGGTGCGGATCGTGGACAGGGCGGCGCATCGCACGGACAAGTCCAGGGCGCTGGTCCTCTGGAGCCGGACCCTCGAGCTGCTCGACCGCGGCGGCGAAGGCTCGGCCCCCTTCCTCGAGGCCGGCTTCCGGGCGGTGGCGGTCAACATCGTCGCCGGCAAGAGCCGCGTCGGCCGCATCGACCTCGACGGCGTGCCGACCCCCTATCCCTTCGCGCTGATGCTCCCGCAGTCCGAGACCGAACGCCTGCTCGAGGAGCGGCTCCGGGGGCAGGGCGTGGCCGTCGAGCGTCGCGTCGAACTCGCGAGCTTCCGGGCCGGCGACGACGGCGTGGACGCCGTGCTCCGCGACGCCGAGGGCCGCGAGGAGGGCCTCTCGGTCGACTGGATGGCCGGCTGCGACGGCGCCCACAGCGCCGTGCGCCACGGCCTGGACGCGCCGTTCGCCGGCGAGACCATGGACGCCGACTGGATGCTGGCCGACGTCCACGTGACGGGCTATCCGTGCCCCGACTCCGAGGTCTCGGTGTACTGGCATCGCGACGGGATCCTCGTCATCTTCCCGATCACGCCGGGCCGATACCGGGTGGTGGCCGACCTCCCGCCCGCCGGCACCGAGCACCCGCCGACGCCGACCCTGGAGCAGGTCCAGGCCATCCTGGACGATCGCGGGCCGGGCGGCATGAAGGCCGCCGACCCGGTCTGGCTCTCGGGCTTCCGGATCAACGGCCGCAAGGTCGCGAGCTATCGCCACGGCCGCGTCTTCCTCGCCGGCGACGCGGCGCACGTCCACAGCCCGGCCGGCGGCCAGGGCATGAACACCGGGATGCAGGACGCCTTCAACCTGGCCTGGAAGCTGGCGATGGTCGCCCGCGGGACGTGCGCCGAGCACCTGCTCGGCAGCTACAGCCCGGAGCGGAGCGCCGTCGGCGACGAGGTCCTCAAGGCCGCCGACCGGCTGACGGCGGTCGGGACGCTGAGGAACCCCGTCGCCCAGACGCTGCGGAACCTGGCCGGCCGCGTCGTGCTCGGCCTGGGCCCGGTCCGGCACGCCATCGCCGAGGCCGCGACCGAGGTCACCGTCGGCTATCCCCACGGCCCGCTGAACGGCCCCGCGGGGGCCGGCGCCGGCCCGAAGCCCGGCGAGCGCGTCGCCCCGATCACGGGCCGGGCCCCCGTCGGCTCGGGCACCGCGCCGCTCTTCGCCCTCTTCGCCGACGCCACCCCCGCCGCCGACCTCGTCCCGAAATACCCGGCGCTGCTCGACCCCGACGTCCGCCCCCCGCTCGCCGAGGGTGGCCTCTGGCTTGTTCGCCCCGACGGCTATCTCGCCTGCTCCGCCCGCGAGCCCGGCGTCATCGCCGCCTACCTCAACGGCCTCGCCCGGCCGGCGGCGTCCTGA